One window of the Shewanella maritima genome contains the following:
- a CDS encoding methylated-DNA--[protein]-cysteine S-methyltransferase encodes MSDTIVNLNPAQYQAPSLQAQVASPVGEIIVRASERGLTHLTMASVLAEPDVNIETVLIEVEAIASGSAEAMFLTRLHLIKAIKQLQEYFAGQRVSFDLPLAAKGTEFQHQVWQALVDMPYGSFCSYSDIAKQIARPKAVRAVGAANGANPIAIIVPCHRVIGKSGKLTGYAHGLAMKQYLLDLEGV; translated from the coding sequence ATTAGCGACACGATTGTGAATTTAAACCCTGCGCAGTATCAAGCGCCGTCATTGCAAGCTCAGGTTGCCAGCCCTGTTGGCGAAATTATCGTGCGCGCCAGCGAGCGCGGGCTGACTCATCTTACTATGGCATCCGTGTTAGCTGAGCCTGATGTAAACATAGAAACTGTGTTGATTGAAGTTGAAGCGATTGCCAGCGGCAGCGCAGAAGCCATGTTTTTAACCCGCTTACACTTAATAAAAGCCATTAAGCAACTACAGGAATATTTTGCTGGTCAGCGGGTGAGTTTTGACTTGCCGCTTGCTGCAAAAGGTACTGAATTTCAGCATCAGGTTTGGCAAGCCTTAGTCGACATGCCGTATGGAAGCTTTTGTAGTTACTCAGACATTGCTAAGCAGATAGCAAGACCAAAAGCGGTGCGAGCTGTTGGTGCGGCTAATGGGGCCAATCCGATAGCGATTATTGTGCCTTGCCATCGGGTGATAGGTAAAAGTGGTAAATTGACCGGTTATGCCCACGGTTTGGCGATGAAGCAATACTTGTTGGATCTTGAAGGAGTATAG
- a CDS encoding DEAD/DEAH box helicase produces MTSAPANCFADFQLPSSLVERLAQLEYKTPTPVQQQAIPAMLSGKDLLVGANTGSGKTAAFALPIITRHITGELTNGKSCQPQGKGNLVSTLVLVPTRELAKQVADNFVAYAQNLERKIKVVCVFGGVSANPQMLALRGGADVVVATPGRLLDLVSSNALKLDKVKHLILDEADRLLSLGFTDELGNILKLLPKTKQTGLFSATFPDEVIALANSLLNEPTTLFLQSAEQSTLVQRVMTVNKDKKTALLAHLIKENSWRQVLIFASAKKTCNNLAQKLAKRGITAQVFHGDQAQGARTRVLDGFKQGEIDVLIATDIAARGIDIEKLPVVINFELPRSPADYMHRIGRSGRAGEVGLAVSLISHDEYHHFKVIEKKNKIRLEREQVAGFEADENLEVEPVDKPMAKPAGTGKKKRKKVPQANENIWSQAKPKS; encoded by the coding sequence ATGACTTCAGCGCCAGCGAACTGTTTTGCCGACTTTCAATTACCTTCTTCACTAGTTGAGCGTTTAGCTCAACTTGAATATAAAACGCCAACACCGGTGCAGCAACAGGCGATTCCAGCCATGCTGTCAGGTAAAGACCTATTGGTCGGCGCCAACACTGGCTCTGGCAAAACTGCAGCTTTCGCATTACCTATCATCACCCGTCATATCACAGGTGAGCTAACTAACGGCAAATCGTGTCAACCTCAGGGCAAAGGCAATCTTGTCTCAACTTTAGTGTTAGTGCCGACGCGTGAGCTTGCTAAACAAGTGGCGGATAACTTTGTCGCTTATGCCCAAAACTTAGAACGCAAAATTAAAGTCGTGTGCGTATTTGGCGGCGTATCAGCCAATCCGCAAATGCTCGCATTAAGAGGCGGCGCAGATGTAGTGGTGGCAACACCTGGGCGTTTACTCGATTTAGTTTCATCTAATGCGCTAAAGCTCGACAAGGTGAAACACTTAATACTTGATGAAGCTGACCGGCTATTGAGCTTAGGTTTTACTGATGAGCTCGGTAATATTCTTAAGTTGCTACCTAAAACCAAGCAAACTGGTTTGTTTTCAGCAACCTTCCCTGATGAAGTGATAGCTCTTGCCAATAGCTTACTTAATGAGCCTACCACACTGTTTTTACAAAGCGCTGAGCAAAGCACTTTGGTTCAACGTGTAATGACGGTGAACAAAGATAAAAAAACCGCGCTTTTAGCGCACTTGATCAAAGAAAATAGCTGGCGTCAGGTGTTAATCTTTGCCAGTGCTAAGAAGACTTGTAATAACCTGGCACAAAAGCTGGCTAAGCGCGGTATTACAGCGCAGGTTTTTCATGGCGATCAGGCCCAGGGCGCACGAACTCGCGTACTTGATGGCTTTAAGCAAGGTGAGATAGATGTGCTTATCGCCACCGATATTGCGGCTCGCGGTATTGATATTGAAAAGCTGCCAGTAGTAATTAACTTCGAGCTGCCCCGTAGCCCAGCGGATTATATGCACCGCATCGGTCGCAGCGGCCGTGCAGGGGAGGTAGGGCTTGCGGTGTCACTGATTAGTCATGATGAATATCATCACTTTAAAGTGATTGAAAAGAAAAATAAAATTCGCTTAGAACGAGAGCAAGTCGCGGGTTTTGAGGCCGATGAAAACCTCGAAGTTGAGCCAGTAGATAAGCCTATGGCAAAACCTGCTGGTACAGGTAAAAAGAAGCGCAAGAAAGTGCCTCAAGCCAATGAAAATATCTGGTCTCAAGCTAAGCCTAAGTCTTAG
- a CDS encoding phospholipase D family protein — protein sequence MLATTELTESNTAIYPLSDGLDAFTARLVSIEAAQVSIDVQYYIYRNDETGTLLTWYLYKAAERGVRVRILLDDMTTGALGNGLAALVRHPNISIRVFNPAHYRERRTWSFVTDFGRMNHRMHNKSLTVDNMLSIVGGRNIGDEYFSANEAVEFGDLDVFMMGAAVDEVSDQFDLYWNSSQVRPVEQLEEKSIDAVELFETHAALQAFQQSLPENLYVRRLVTTPMLEKLLNQRVNWYAVDAEVIFDPPNKLHTHLNQGILVDDLATFFSAAEEQVLIISPYFVPTQSGADELVSWAKSGVDITVVTNSLAATDVLAVHSGYQQYRQQLIEGGIKLYELKADLTRKYKQAEAKMFQGSSRSSLHAKSFVVDDEAIFIGSFNYDPRSAWLNTEMGVIIYDKPFSKKFLTGFYHDLPSKVYQVKVEDNKLVWLDLVSGERHYKEPNTSLWQRFMASFLSWLPIESHL from the coding sequence GTGTTAGCCACCACTGAGCTAACTGAATCAAATACTGCAATTTACCCCTTGTCTGATGGATTAGATGCGTTTACTGCTCGTCTTGTGAGCATTGAGGCGGCACAGGTTTCGATTGATGTGCAGTATTATATTTATCGTAATGACGAAACTGGCACATTATTAACCTGGTATTTGTACAAGGCTGCTGAGCGCGGCGTTCGCGTGCGGATTTTGCTTGATGACATGACTACAGGTGCACTTGGCAATGGCTTAGCTGCCCTGGTGCGTCATCCCAATATTTCCATTCGAGTATTTAACCCTGCGCACTATCGTGAACGTCGAACCTGGTCATTTGTGACCGACTTTGGGCGCATGAATCATCGTATGCATAACAAATCGCTTACTGTTGACAATATGCTGAGCATTGTTGGCGGACGTAATATTGGCGATGAATATTTCTCGGCTAATGAAGCTGTGGAGTTTGGTGATCTTGATGTGTTTATGATGGGCGCTGCAGTAGATGAAGTGAGCGATCAATTTGATTTGTATTGGAACTCATCGCAAGTTCGCCCCGTCGAGCAACTTGAAGAAAAGTCTATTGATGCCGTTGAACTGTTCGAGACCCATGCTGCGCTGCAAGCCTTTCAGCAAAGTTTGCCGGAAAATCTGTATGTACGACGTTTAGTGACGACGCCCATGCTGGAGAAATTATTAAATCAAAGAGTTAACTGGTATGCAGTAGATGCTGAGGTTATTTTTGACCCGCCAAATAAACTTCACACTCATCTTAATCAGGGGATATTAGTCGACGATCTGGCGACTTTTTTCAGTGCGGCAGAGGAGCAGGTACTCATTATCTCGCCCTATTTTGTGCCGACTCAATCTGGTGCTGATGAGCTCGTCTCTTGGGCCAAATCGGGCGTGGATATTACCGTGGTGACCAATAGTTTAGCGGCAACCGATGTATTGGCGGTGCACTCAGGCTATCAGCAATATCGGCAGCAACTGATTGAAGGCGGAATTAAGCTCTATGAGTTAAAGGCAGATTTAACCCGTAAGTACAAGCAAGCTGAAGCCAAAATGTTCCAGGGAAGCTCGCGCTCGAGTTTACACGCCAAGTCATTTGTAGTGGATGATGAGGCGATATTTATTGGCTCATTTAATTACGATCCACGCTCGGCATGGCTTAATACGGAAATGGGCGTAATTATTTACGACAAGCCATTTAGCAAGAAGTTTTTGACAGGGTTCTATCATGATTTGCCGTCAAAGGTTTATCAGGTAAAAGTTGAAGACAATAAGTTGGTTTGGCTTGACCTTGTATCAGGCGAGCGTCATTACAAGGAACCCAATACAAGTCTTTGGCAGCGCTTTATGGCAAGCTTTTTATCCTGGCTGCCGATTGAATCTCATTTGTAG
- a CDS encoding protein-tyrosine phosphatase family protein, which translates to MEHVFWLEEGQLAGRSGPNKHPWDLQQLKQEGFAAIASLNDGAACDSQQLKTLDIAHQIFNLPDNIPPKPEDLAVCVELLPKVIAFIDEQRQQGKTVLLHCRSGINRTELVMAYYLMRNGAAPVHAVSQTRVASGLAFDADGWDQFVYDVLYALQ; encoded by the coding sequence ATGGAACATGTATTTTGGTTAGAAGAAGGTCAACTGGCTGGTCGCAGTGGACCAAATAAACACCCATGGGATCTGCAGCAGTTAAAGCAGGAAGGTTTTGCAGCAATTGCTTCCCTCAATGACGGTGCGGCGTGTGATAGCCAGCAGCTAAAAACGCTCGATATTGCCCATCAGATTTTTAATCTACCTGATAATATCCCACCTAAGCCTGAAGATTTAGCGGTTTGCGTTGAGTTATTACCGAAAGTCATTGCATTTATCGATGAGCAACGCCAGCAGGGTAAAACTGTGCTGTTACACTGCCGTTCGGGTATCAACCGCACTGAGTTAGTTATGGCTTACTATTTGATGAGAAACGGAGCCGCTCCCGTGCATGCTGTCAGCCAAACTCGCGTTGCTAGTGGGCTGGCATTTGACGCAGATGGTTGGGATCAATTTGTTTATGACGTGCTTTACGCGCTACAGTAA